A genomic region of Clostridia bacterium contains the following coding sequences:
- a CDS encoding AbrB/MazE/SpoVT family DNA-binding domain-containing protein, with translation MLRVTISEKGQIVIPVALRKRYGLSPGDKLAVEDKNCEIVLRPLPRHPLLNLRGKYKAAGNDSLTAELLCQRQAERALEKERS, from the coding sequence ATGTTGCGGGTTACGATTTCAGAAAAGGGTCAAATCGTTATCCCGGTCGCCCTCCGGAAGCGCTACGGGCTGTCTCCTGGCGACAAATTGGCTGTGGAAGATAAGAACTGCGAGATTGTGCTCCGCCCCCTGCCGCGTCATCCGTTGCTTAACCTGAGGGGCAAATACAAAGCAGCCGGAAACGACTCCTTAACTGCCGAATTGCTTTGCCAGCGGCAGGCAGAAAGAGCCCTGGAGAAGGAGAGGTCATGA
- a CDS encoding type II toxin-antitoxin system VapC family toxin, which produces MSQPSYVLDTYALLALVEDEPGAETVAGILAEPQNIGKVLISMMNLGEAYYILLRRRGRAAADELVEEAFADEALTVVDLPWERVRRAAEIKSEGGLSYADSFVLALAAEVRGPIVTGDLEIRTVASRMGIAVIWIGPGD; this is translated from the coding sequence ATGAGTCAGCCAAGTTACGTCCTTGATACCTATGCGCTCTTGGCTCTGGTCGAAGATGAACCTGGCGCCGAAACTGTAGCCGGCATCCTGGCCGAGCCTCAAAATATAGGGAAAGTCCTGATAAGCATGATGAACCTGGGCGAAGCCTACTATATTCTCCTACGGCGGAGGGGCAGGGCCGCTGCCGATGAGCTTGTCGAAGAAGCGTTTGCCGACGAAGCTCTGACTGTAGTTGACCTCCCCTGGGAACGCGTGAGGAGGGCGGCGGAGATCAAGTCAGAAGGCGGCTTGTCCTATGCGGATTCGTTTGTCCTGGCGCTGGCGGCCGAGGTGCGGGGACCGATCGTGACCGGCGACCTGGAAATTAGAACTGTGGCTTCCCGGATGGGAATCGCTGTAATCTGGATTGGTCCTGGCGATTGA